GCCCTTCTTGCAATATCTGTTGATCAAAGTGTTAAACGTCACAAGATCTGGCTCAACTTTGAACCGATGTCTAGTGGTACAATCCCTTTGATTAATGGGTTGTGCAAGGTTGAAAATGTTGGGGACGCTTTGGATCTTTAGTCAAACAAGATCCGCAAGGGGTGTATCACCGATGTGGTAACTTATACCGAATTGAGTCGGGGTTGTGTGATGCTAAATTGATGGATGATGCTTGCATTTcgttgaagaaaatgaaatgcagaATACCACGACATTCAACATACTAATCAGTGTCTAATCCAAAGATGGAAACACGAAAAGGCGGTGTTTTTCACTCTAGCATATCCTTAAACAATATACAAGGTGGTGTTGACGCTCTCCTCAAAGCTAGAAAGGGTCGACGCATTTGATTTGTTCGTGCGGATCTTACGGTGGCGTGATTAATGGGTTGTGCAAGGCTCGAAGGATTTATGGCGCACTCGATCTTTTGAAGATGATCCGCAAGGGTGTATCACCCGATACGATAACGTATACCATGTTGATTTAGGACATTTGTGATGccaaatatatgaatgatGCTTGCATAATGTTGAAGGAAATGAAGTCTTCGGATGGCGAATACCACGACATACAACATAGTGATCAATGTCTACTCCAAAGATGGAAACCCCAAAAAAGGCTGCTATGTTGTTTAGGGATATGGTGGAGTCGATACGTGGCGTACACATCGCTATTGAGGTCACTGTTTGGAGGTGAGATGGACAAAGGCGCAACAAGTCCTTGATTCCATGGGGAGGCCAAAGTTGACCCAGATCTTGTTACCTATAACACTTTGATGAATGGATATTGCAAGAATGGACGATTGGATAAAGCGCTTCTTCTCTTTGGCAAGCTTTTCTCATAAACTAGCGGCCAACACAATCACTTATAATACCATCATACGtttatttttcaatccacATTTTGCTTGTACATAATTCTTTGGGAGCTAGCAACCACTTCATTTCTACTAGTATTATGTCAAACTGGACTATTTacaatagtaatattttttaattaatatccaTATATGATCCTAGTTTTAGAAAGATAGTTGATAACTATTAACATGTAGAACATgtgaagtatatatttttctctaattttatttccacATTCACGACTGAGCTTTCATTTAAGTATAAAGTACAACTTAtcactattatattttatatcacAACTTATGGTGTTGTTTAAAATCTACCAGCATATAAGttctttatttatgtttattagttttaatacGTACgaattaaagtattttatatgtatatactaATATGACAAACCACTTCAATATATGTGGGCATATGTGAGCTAATTTtacaaagaagaaaagaaacttTCCATATTCCTTGTCTTTTGTCTTTGTCCATGACAATGACATATTTTGGAGTCCTTTTGGATATTAAATCACTCATACAagtgttatttaattttaatttatctattgatataattatgaaatagtCTTCTATACATAATTGATACACCAAATAATACTCAACTTTGTACTTATGCAAGAGAAATCTAAAACCAAATCATACATTTATTTCAAGGGTAGTGATAAAGTGTAAactcatatattatataaactCTAAACTTTTCAACGCAGTGTCAACACGGTgtaaaaatttcatgattttgatgGCAACACGATGTCAatagaatgtcaacacaatgtcgaTCGAAGTCATTGTTGACATTGTTCCACTGCGAATTTTCCAACGTCGTCGGCCACAGCCCCTAAATCTCGTCTCCTCCATCCATTCTCTTGAAGTTTATTGAAGCTCCACACTCATTGCGGTAAGAATTTTTCCTTATTCCTCTTGTCTTATCTTGTGAAAAATAggaaatatttgttgttttcgATTTGAGCTAGGGCGAgaatttattatactagtTGTTTTCGATTTGAACTAAGGCAGATTTATTATGTCAATTTGAGCTAGGAAAAGTTGCTTGAGGGAACTTTGTTGAGGATCAATTTAGGATTCATTTCGAGTTCAatgttttgaattaaaattatagtagtagtaattatttttattgtataatgTCGGGTTTCAATGCATAGCTAGAAATTGATAATACGAGTGAGCAAGTCCAAGTAATATGGGAGGTCATGATTGGACAAAAGTGTGTGATTGGACAAAATTGCACGGTATGGAAGAAATTGAGAAGCTCTTCCACAATATGTGGCAAGTTATATACGCGTGCGCTTACCATTATAATAGCCGATAGACGTTGCTACAAAGATAGGTAAGCCCTCTTACGCATTCCAAATGTTTGATGAGAAACGTCAAAGGGGTGTCCGATCAACAACTTTACATCCTGCGCTATCGGATCTTGCATCGTATAGATCTTGTATTTCCGGTGATGGGTCATTTCATAAAGATCGGGCATCCCCTCTAGTTGACGCTCTCTTCAAAGTGGATACACCGGAAAGGCTTGCATATTGTTTAAGGATATGATGGAGTGAAAACACGTCATTTCGGTGTTTCCATCTTTGGAGTAGACAACGATTAGTATGTTGAATGTCGTGGTAttcacatatttcattttcacatatttcattttcttcaacaaaatGCAAGCATCATCCATCAATTTAGCATCACACAACCATTGACTCAATTCGGTATAAGTTACCACATCGGGTGATACAACCTTGCGGATCATGTACGTGAAGATCCAAAGTGCCCCAAACATTTTCAACCTTGCACGCCCATTAATCAAGGCATTGTACGACTTGGAATGATGTTTATGGTTAGTATTAGTTTAAAACATTCCAATATTagaattagtctaattttgatggactgcccaaaatagtaaaacttgtctattttttaaaatagaatgaGTATTATTTGACTTCGAGgttttcaatcaatttttaatcttACGAGAACTCATATGCCGCATGAATTATGACCAACTTTGCGAAACTCATCTCCTATCTTCAGAATCAAAACATGATTGGATTCACATAGCCTCAAATCCATAACTTGCATGAACATTTATCTTTGAAGTATTAAAAAACATGGTACTCGTTGATTGCATGGcttaaacaaatcaaaatttgattttcccTATAGTTTGTTACGAGTGTATACCAAAGCACACATTTTCACAATCTAATAAATTTAGTGTATACCAATGCACACATTTTCACAATCTAATAAATTTAGTGTACTTTCACAATCtaacaaatttatattacGGTGTTGTTTAAAATCTACCAGCATATaagttctttatttttatttatcggTTTTAATACTTACGAATtgaagtattttatatttatatactaatgTGACAAACCACTTCAATATATGCGGGCATACGTGAACTAATTTTGCAAAGAAGCGAAACTTTCCATATTCTTTGCCTTTTGTCTTTTGGCTATTAAAGCACTCGTAcaaatgttatttaatttaatttaattcatctcttgatataattatgaaatagtCTTCTATACATAATTGATACACCAAATAATACTCAACTTTGTACTTAGGCAAAAGAAATCTAAAACCAAATCATACATTTATTCCAAGGATAGTGATAAAGTgcaaactccaaacttttcAAGCGTGTCAACACAacgtcaacacaatgtcaatacGGTGTCAACGTAGAcacgtattgatattttctgttgctattattttgtaatctgTTAACATTTATTAACGATCCAGATcataatttagaatttgtaCAGTATTTAGAGTTTACATTtgattatattcatttattccaATAGTGAATTCCAATAGTACATCTTGCCTCTTATCTAGTTGAAGTTTATAAAAACATGTTAAATTGTTGATATTAACATAAAAGTTGACGAGtacaataaaagataaattactaaaaatttggGTATATAGCTTGGTgttcttccttctttttcgTCTTTTTCTTGTATAATAAAATCTTGTTGAATTTGACAAAGCAATATTGTGCTTGATAGGAAATAACATATACATTTCACTTATTATTTCTGTTATTAGAGATGGTACATTATTCTCCATATTGCCAATAATATAcattacttataaatatttttacacaTATACGAAtgattaattatcacataTTAAGCCTCATATAAATTATGGTTGTCATATCAAATACTTACTATTTCACTCTAATCAAAGTCTATGAAACAATACGTCCAATATTTATCGAAAGTGAGGCAATTATCGGACGAAGGAGTATATAACAAACTAGAATTTAACTAAAGACCAATCTCCTATATATATCTCCACTCTCACAACATACTACTATACACCCAAGTCccattctcctcctcctcctcctccgcctccaccGCCATGTCGGAAAAAGTATGCGACCACCATGAAACCGTGCGACGCAATAGGGCGAGGCGGTGGGCTGCGGCCCTCCTAACCTTCGTCTTCGTCGTCGCCCTCGTTGTCCTCATCGTGTGGGCCATCCTCCAGCCGAAAAAGCCGCGGTTCACCCTCCAAGACGCCACCATCTTCAACCTCAACATCTCCGCCGCCAACGTCATCTCCGCCACCGTCCAAGTCACCGTGAGCTCCCGCAACCCGAACGCCCGCATCGGCGTCTACTACGACCGCCTCAGCGCCTACGCCACCTACCGGAGCCAGCAGATCAGCTACTCCACGGCGATCCCCAACGTCTACCGGGCCAGGACGTCGACGTGTGGTCCTCCTGCGGGCGCCGGCCTCCACGGCCCACTTGCCGCCAGGCGGGCCGCTGACGGCGCCGTGAATTTACTTGTCAAGATGAACGGCCGCGTCCGCTGGAAGGTCGGGTCGTTCATCTCAGGCCGCTACCACCTCCACGTCGCCTGCGCCGCATATATCCCCGTCGGAAATAGCAAGAACACCGGCATTGTTGTCGGAAATTCAGTTAAGTATCAGCTTTCACAGAGATGTAGTGTTaatgtttgattattttcatttcttttttctgtatttttttattataatcatatttaatggaaataatGTGGGAGATTATCAGGTGAATGTAGAAATTCGCAATCTTGTATTATTACacttgattaattaatgattatgacgattaaaaattacattaatttacatacaactactatagtttattaaatttatttggagATGTATTTATGAGTGTGTTTAAAGCCATGTGACAGTGGCCGCTTCAAGCTTGTACAATTTTATCAAACTACGCCACcgtcttaatatttttttcttgtaaCCGTATGTATCGGTATTCTTTTGTCACTTTATTAACTAGTCAATTTTTCCCACAATTTCTAGTcacaatttcaataatttagcACCGCCTGATGTGAGGTCACAGTCACTATTAGGATGGGaagaaattgtatttttcttcCCAATTTTTATGTAAATCTTGCACTATTGGACACttctttcctttatttttatataacttGCTTTTTTTGCGGGAGCTTAAAAGTGTTTCTTCCATTCGACATTCCACttcaaaacattaatttatatttatagtaaaataacaAGATTATTTCTAAACCCCATATAAATTTTCCGAAGAAgattatacaaatataatcAGATTTTATATTCACAACGTTGTGAACTAAGAAATTTACAgtaattacttaattataatttatatctcatactttatttattgtatattttccACTATCAAAGtctattttaaattgtgtCAATCTATAATAATGATCTCAAAGCCAATAAAGTTCCTAAACATTGTTTTAAATATGGGATCATATCGATATCCCTTCACTTTATTATACAAGTCTTTTAGATCATATGAAGTGCATTGAATTTCATCCTCCCGAAGTcaatatttcagaataaatttgACCCACAAGTCATTCCACCGACTCTGAGTCTCCTATATACTACTCcgaaaatatttatattaaaggATCTTCGCATATCCGAAAATATTCAGTAAGAATATTACATCAATAATTTCTGGTTTATGggataaaatatttagttgAGTGTGAGTATCCATTtatctaatatataaataaataaataaatagatctTTAAGTAGTATACATCTTAAAATGGTACTAATATAGATCTTTAAACTATGGTGGGAGTAGAGATGCCCAAGGTTTTCGATTCGGTGGTTAAGCGTGGAACCGTAACCGGTTCGATTCGAACGGC
This sequence is a window from Salvia hispanica cultivar TCC Black 2014 unplaced genomic scaffold, UniMelb_Shisp_WGS_1.0 HiC_scaffold_153, whole genome shotgun sequence. Protein-coding genes within it:
- the LOC125198486 gene encoding NDR1/HIN1-like protein 1; this translates as MSEKVCDHHETVRRNRARRWAAALLTFVFVVALVVLIVWAILQPKKPRFTLQDATIFNLNISAANVISATVQVTVSSRNPNARIGVYYDRLSAYATYRSQQISYSTAIPNVYRARTSTCGPPAGAGLHGPLAARRAADGAVNLLVKMNGRVRWKVGSFISGRYHLHVACAAYIPVGNSKNTGIVVGNSVKYQLSQRCSVNV